A single genomic interval of Variovorax sp. PMC12 harbors:
- a CDS encoding lysine N(6)-hydroxylase/L-ornithine N(5)-oxygenase family protein: MQIHDLIGVGFGPSNIALAIALDEKRHHGQFVDALFIEKQPGFVWHKNMLLDNAHMQISFIKDLATLRNPASRFTFLNYLHEKQRLQDFVNLKTFFPSRHEFNDYLGWAAAQFEDRCAYGEAVFEVLPEMRGTDVQLLRVRSREAGGAVRERLARNLVVSVGGVPNVPTRFLPFRGDARVFHSSSYLEAIARHPDAKRIAIVGAGQSAAELFMDLQSHPNKPAVDLIMRARSIKPSDDSPFVNEIFNADFTDFVFNRSEPERAELLEEFWHTNYAAPDLELIQQIFNVFYRQRVAGVARHSFLRRHEVSAVRAAADGIHLALHDMNTGQRGSQAYDVVILATGYKRDGHKALLDPIAPYLGDFTVDRHYRLQAAPELKPAIFLQGACEMSHGLSDTLLSVTAIRSDEIGQALLNANPRPAAQAAERAPQAAAVL; encoded by the coding sequence ATGCAAATCCATGACCTGATCGGCGTCGGCTTCGGCCCGTCCAACATCGCCCTGGCGATCGCCCTCGACGAGAAACGCCACCACGGCCAGTTCGTGGATGCGCTGTTCATCGAGAAGCAGCCGGGCTTCGTCTGGCACAAGAACATGCTGCTGGACAACGCGCACATGCAGATCTCCTTCATCAAGGACCTGGCGACACTGCGCAACCCCGCGAGCCGCTTCACGTTCCTGAACTACCTGCATGAGAAGCAGCGCCTGCAGGACTTCGTCAACCTCAAGACTTTCTTCCCGAGCCGCCACGAGTTCAACGACTACCTGGGCTGGGCCGCCGCGCAGTTCGAGGACCGCTGCGCCTACGGCGAGGCGGTGTTCGAGGTGCTTCCGGAGATGCGCGGCACGGATGTGCAACTGCTGCGGGTGCGCTCGCGCGAAGCGGGCGGCGCCGTGCGCGAACGGCTGGCGCGCAACCTGGTGGTGAGCGTGGGTGGTGTACCGAACGTTCCCACGCGCTTCCTGCCCTTCAGGGGCGACGCGCGCGTCTTCCATTCGAGCAGCTACCTCGAGGCGATTGCCCGGCATCCGGATGCCAAGCGCATCGCCATCGTCGGCGCGGGGCAGAGCGCTGCCGAACTCTTCATGGACCTGCAGAGCCACCCGAACAAGCCCGCGGTCGACCTGATCATGCGGGCCCGCTCGATCAAGCCGTCGGATGACAGTCCCTTCGTCAACGAGATCTTCAATGCCGACTTCACCGACTTCGTTTTCAACCGCTCGGAGCCCGAGCGTGCCGAGCTGCTGGAGGAGTTCTGGCACACCAACTATGCCGCGCCCGACCTGGAATTGATCCAGCAGATCTTCAACGTGTTCTATCGCCAGCGCGTGGCCGGCGTGGCGCGCCACAGCTTCCTGCGCCGCCACGAGGTGTCGGCGGTGCGCGCGGCCGCAGACGGCATCCACCTGGCGCTGCACGACATGAACACCGGCCAGCGCGGCAGCCAGGCTTACGACGTGGTGATCCTCGCGACCGGCTACAAGCGCGACGGCCACAAGGCGCTGCTCGATCCGATCGCGCCGTACCTGGGCGACTTCACGGTCGACCGCCACTACCGGCTGCAAGCCGCACCGGAACTGAAGCCGGCCATCTTCCTGCAAGGCGCCTGCGAGATGAGCCACGGCCTGAGCGACACGCTGCTCTCGGTCACGGCGATCCGCTCGGATGAGATCGGACAGGCGCTGCTGAATGCGAATCCGCGGCCGGCGGCTCAAGCGGCAGAACGCGCGCCTCAGGCGGCAGCCGTTCTTTGA
- a CDS encoding RNA polymerase sigma factor, whose translation MRDLVQELVAHYADLRRQLTRDLRDPHYAADIAQSSFERVYAQATKPRGAACDDANGGIESPRALLFRVARNLCIDEARRRKVAQEWVGTHATLGTHLVAPSSEFILAQQRVLARVVDTMEKLPPRRREVFLLFRAYGHTRAEIAQRLNITEMAVAKHLLRATIDCSRVFAELRAELIEPQHVHNHAGFDTALAEDFS comes from the coding sequence ATGCGCGACCTCGTCCAGGAACTTGTAGCTCACTATGCGGACTTGCGCCGGCAGCTGACTCGCGACCTGAGGGATCCCCACTACGCGGCCGACATCGCGCAGTCGAGCTTCGAGCGGGTGTACGCGCAGGCCACGAAGCCGCGCGGTGCCGCGTGCGACGACGCGAACGGCGGCATCGAATCGCCGCGCGCCCTGCTCTTTCGGGTGGCCCGCAACCTGTGCATCGACGAGGCGCGCCGCCGCAAGGTGGCGCAGGAATGGGTCGGCACGCACGCCACGCTCGGCACCCACCTCGTGGCACCTTCCAGTGAATTCATCCTGGCGCAGCAACGCGTGCTTGCGCGCGTGGTCGACACCATGGAAAAGCTCCCGCCGCGGCGACGCGAGGTGTTTCTGCTGTTCCGTGCCTACGGCCACACCCGCGCCGAGATCGCCCAGCGCCTGAACATCACCGAGATGGCGGTGGCGAAGCACCTGCTGCGCGCCACCATCGATTGCTCGCGGGTGTTCGCCGAACTGCGCGCCGAACTGATCGAGCCGCAGCACGTGCACAACCACGCAGGCTTCGACACTGCGCTCGCCGAAGACTTCTCGTGA
- a CDS encoding TonB-dependent siderophore receptor, with the protein MRFSPRHRLLSAALSTAFGTVFVGWSGVAQAQPATQASAVFNIDVPAQSLASALNELSRQTGMQVFAAGDVVAGVRAPALSGRFTLQQALDRLLAGSGLVAARSGASQVTVQRQPAVSSDRATLPQVNVTAQGSADGTTEGSGSYTTRVTGAGTRMDLSLRETPQSVSVITRQQIEDQNLVSLNDVLRQTPGIVADRQDERVNYSSRGFDLSPMIDGIPTLAFNSVAGESSMISTAIYDRVEVIRGAAGLLNGVGSPGGSINLVRKRPTPEFSGYVSGGFGSWNRYNTEADLGGKLNTSGTVRGRVVASHSDGNNFTDYKKRREDLFYGIVEIDVAPSTTVALGYEHQKNAIKGANFGQTPLFYADGSRTRLPVSFNSSAPWSTWDMTTDRFFLNFEHRLDNGWRVKAEGAFAKNRRERAGGDLWLYPSNFDPVTQQGELDRGYNPAEGRNKSFDLYATGPFELFGRRHQASFGMNVNRYTYSVFSANSTPDAADRVPVSLYDIGASPRPDFIYPSLRFGEQTEQRAIYGSTRLRPTDDLSVIIGGRVTWYRNKGYSTNWAQGYANTTYSPQARQNGVFTPYFGVVYDVSKEFSVYASYTDIFQPNTAKDVNNNVLDPKRGHNVEVGVKGEHMDGKLNTSFAVFRTQEDNLAVNIDGAEPLADGTIPSRAVKGARSKGFEATVSGELARGWQIMGGYTHYAKRDANDVLLNTSLPRRLLRISTSYRLPGEWSKLTIGGSVSYQSGIYYNEAYGLGTATQGGITLLGLMARYDFTKQLSASLNIENLSNKRYYSGLGGYNGYTQGTPRSAWAKVTYKF; encoded by the coding sequence ATGCGTTTCTCGCCTCGCCACCGCCTCTTGAGCGCCGCGCTCTCCACCGCCTTCGGCACGGTCTTCGTCGGCTGGAGCGGGGTCGCCCAAGCGCAGCCCGCCACCCAGGCCTCGGCGGTGTTCAATATCGACGTGCCGGCGCAATCGCTGGCCTCCGCGCTCAATGAGCTTTCCCGTCAGACCGGCATGCAGGTCTTCGCAGCGGGCGATGTGGTGGCCGGCGTGCGCGCTCCGGCACTGTCCGGGCGCTTCACGCTGCAGCAGGCGCTCGACCGGCTGCTGGCTGGCAGCGGCTTGGTCGCCGCGCGCAGCGGCGCCTCGCAGGTGACGGTGCAGCGCCAACCGGCTGTCTCGTCGGACCGCGCCACGCTGCCGCAGGTGAACGTGACGGCCCAGGGCTCGGCCGACGGCACGACCGAGGGAAGCGGCTCGTACACCACGCGGGTCACCGGCGCGGGCACCCGCATGGACCTGTCGCTGCGTGAGACGCCGCAGTCGGTCAGCGTGATCACGCGCCAACAGATCGAGGACCAGAACCTGGTCTCCCTCAACGACGTGCTGCGCCAGACGCCAGGCATCGTCGCGGACAGGCAGGATGAGCGCGTGAACTACTCGTCACGCGGCTTCGACCTGAGCCCCATGATCGACGGCATTCCCACGCTGGCCTTCAACAGCGTGGCCGGCGAGTCGAGCATGATTAGCACCGCCATCTACGACCGCGTGGAGGTCATCCGCGGCGCGGCCGGGCTGCTCAATGGCGTGGGCTCGCCGGGCGGCTCGATCAACCTGGTGCGCAAGCGCCCGACGCCCGAGTTCTCCGGCTATGTGTCGGGCGGCTTCGGCTCCTGGAATCGCTACAACACCGAGGCCGACCTCGGCGGAAAGCTGAACACCTCGGGTACCGTGCGCGGCCGCGTGGTGGCCTCGCATTCGGACGGCAACAATTTCACCGACTACAAGAAGCGCCGAGAGGACCTTTTCTACGGCATCGTCGAGATCGATGTCGCGCCCAGCACCACGGTGGCGCTGGGCTACGAGCACCAGAAGAATGCCATCAAGGGCGCCAACTTTGGCCAGACACCGCTTTTCTATGCCGATGGATCGCGCACCCGCCTGCCTGTGTCGTTCAACTCCAGTGCGCCGTGGTCCACATGGGACATGACCACCGACCGCTTCTTCCTGAACTTCGAGCACCGTCTGGATAACGGCTGGCGCGTGAAGGCCGAGGGCGCATTCGCCAAGAACAGGCGCGAGCGTGCGGGGGGCGACCTGTGGCTCTACCCCTCCAACTTCGACCCGGTCACGCAGCAAGGCGAGCTGGATCGCGGCTACAACCCTGCCGAAGGCCGCAACAAGTCCTTCGACCTCTACGCCACCGGGCCGTTCGAGCTGTTCGGCCGCAGGCACCAGGCGAGCTTCGGGATGAACGTCAACCGCTACACCTACTCGGTGTTCAGCGCCAACTCCACGCCTGACGCGGCCGACCGGGTGCCGGTCAGCCTCTACGACATTGGCGCGTCGCCGCGGCCCGACTTCATCTATCCGTCCCTCCGCTTCGGCGAACAGACTGAGCAGCGCGCCATCTACGGCTCGACCCGCCTGCGTCCGACCGACGACCTGTCGGTCATCATCGGCGGCCGCGTCACCTGGTACCGCAACAAGGGCTACTCGACCAACTGGGCGCAGGGTTACGCGAACACCACCTACTCGCCGCAAGCACGACAGAACGGCGTGTTCACTCCCTACTTCGGCGTGGTGTACGACGTGAGCAAGGAGTTCTCGGTGTATGCGAGCTACACCGACATCTTCCAACCCAACACGGCCAAGGACGTGAACAACAACGTGCTCGATCCCAAGCGCGGCCACAACGTCGAGGTCGGGGTCAAGGGCGAGCACATGGACGGCAAGCTCAACACCAGCTTTGCCGTGTTCCGTACGCAGGAAGACAATCTGGCAGTGAACATCGACGGCGCGGAACCGCTGGCCGACGGCACCATCCCCTCGCGCGCAGTCAAGGGAGCGCGCAGCAAGGGCTTCGAGGCCACCGTGTCGGGTGAACTCGCACGCGGCTGGCAGATCATGGGCGGCTACACCCATTACGCCAAGCGCGACGCGAACGACGTGCTGCTGAACACGTCACTGCCACGCCGGCTGCTGCGCATCTCGACGAGCTATCGCCTTCCCGGCGAATGGAGCAAGCTCACGATCGGCGGCAGCGTGAGCTACCAGAGCGGCATCTACTACAACGAAGCCTATGGCCTGGGCACCGCCACGCAGGGTGGCATCACTTTGCTGGGGCTGATGGCACGCTACGACTTCACCAAGCAGTTGAGCGCGTCGCTCAACATCGAAAACCTCAGCAACAAGCGCTACTACAGCGGCCTGGGCGGCTACAACGGCTACACCCAGGGCACGCCGCGCAGTGCGTGGGCAAAAGTCACCTACAAGTTCTAG
- a CDS encoding FecR family protein, translated as MSGGMAIGAPRERLIERALALIVEGEIAPGEAAQRARAAMNQWRSKSPEHAAALLEARHRWDALSDMADGLRAHFDEPEAALSAHAGVSSRRGPQRRKLLLSIAGLLGGGLVAGRGAQWYWQQPVFQAAYATRTTQMLKVTLPDGTSETRGAGAVGSLLDLAPQSEIDVTLYRQRRIARLARGEVRFEVAHDSRRPFRVHTREAVIEVVGTVFTVRDRGGPVTVGVERGHVRVKLRRPHSERQADAFSEPIDLRRGELLEIRDGQADTVRQADTAALSAWRDGWLVFENTPLADALAAVNSYRTQPIVTTGQRTGAMRLTGRFRTNDSTGLIAALPSILPLSAIHRADGSVELQPR; from the coding sequence GTGAGCGGCGGCATGGCGATCGGCGCTCCGCGCGAACGGCTGATCGAGCGTGCGCTCGCGCTGATTGTCGAAGGCGAGATCGCGCCGGGCGAGGCCGCGCAGCGCGCCCGCGCGGCCATGAACCAGTGGCGCAGCAAGTCGCCGGAGCACGCGGCTGCCTTGCTGGAGGCGCGGCATCGCTGGGACGCGCTTAGCGACATGGCCGATGGCCTGCGCGCGCACTTCGACGAGCCTGAAGCCGCCCTGTCGGCGCATGCCGGCGTATCGTCCCGGCGCGGGCCGCAACGCCGCAAGCTGTTGCTGTCCATCGCCGGGCTGTTGGGCGGCGGCCTCGTTGCCGGCCGCGGCGCACAGTGGTATTGGCAGCAGCCTGTCTTTCAGGCGGCATACGCAACGCGCACGACGCAGATGCTGAAGGTGACGCTGCCGGATGGCACCAGCGAGACCAGGGGGGCAGGCGCCGTGGGCAGCCTCCTCGATCTCGCGCCGCAAAGCGAGATCGACGTCACGTTGTATCGACAGCGCCGCATCGCGCGGCTTGCGCGCGGTGAGGTGCGCTTCGAGGTGGCACACGACAGCCGCAGGCCCTTCCGAGTCCATACGCGCGAGGCCGTCATCGAGGTGGTCGGCACCGTCTTCACGGTGCGCGACAGGGGCGGCCCCGTCACCGTAGGCGTCGAGCGCGGGCACGTGCGCGTGAAGTTGCGCCGGCCTCATTCGGAGCGCCAAGCCGATGCCTTCTCTGAACCCATCGACCTGCGGCGCGGCGAGTTGCTGGAAATACGCGATGGCCAAGCCGACACGGTGCGGCAGGCCGACACCGCTGCGCTTTCCGCTTGGCGCGACGGCTGGCTGGTATTCGAGAACACGCCACTCGCTGATGCACTGGCCGCGGTGAACAGCTACCGGACCCAGCCCATCGTCACGACGGGCCAACGCACCGGCGCCATGCGGCTGACTGGACGCTTTCGCACCAACGACTCCACGGGGCTGATTGCCGCGCTGCCGTCGATCCTGCCCTTGTCCGCGATCCACCGTGCGGACGGCAGCGTGGAGCTTCAACCACGCTGA